Proteins from a single region of bacterium:
- a CDS encoding cation transporter dimerization domain-containing protein: MSLHIEVKKNLTLKQAHDIALKIQDRIKEKIENSDVSVHIDPIGERED, translated from the coding sequence ATATCCTTACATATTGAAGTTAAAAAAAATCTTACTTTGAAACAGGCACACGATATAGCACTCAAAATTCAGGACAGGATAAAAGAGAAGATAGAGAATTCAGATGTTTCAGTTCATATAGACCCTATAGGCGAAAGAGAGGACTAA